A window from Corynebacterium singulare encodes these proteins:
- a CDS encoding monovalent cation/H(+) antiporter subunit G: MSYALIADVLSIILILAGSILTLAAAIGVARFSDTMARVHAISKPQTTGLIFTILGALIKVTGSEDFSVAERGDLGILILLVLFAMITSPVTAQRTSRIARREGLYGPAESMSRNEHPATRSMRRK, translated from the coding sequence ATGAGTTACGCACTGATTGCCGATGTCCTCTCGATCATCCTCATCCTCGCCGGCTCGATTCTCACGTTGGCGGCAGCGATCGGCGTCGCGAGGTTCAGCGACACCATGGCGCGCGTACATGCCATCTCGAAACCGCAGACGACCGGGCTCATCTTCACCATCCTGGGCGCGCTCATCAAGGTGACGGGCTCGGAGGACTTCAGCGTGGCTGAGCGCGGCGACTTGGGTATTCTCATCCTGCTCGTGCTCTTTGCCATGATCACCAGCCCGGTGACGGCCCAGCGGACCTCGCGTATCGCTCGCCGAGAAGGCCTCTACGGCCCCGCGGAGTCCATGTCGCGCAACGAACACCCGGCTACGCGCTCCATGCGCCGCAAGTAG
- a CDS encoding LytR C-terminal domain-containing protein, with protein sequence MTNVNPENSASSVNGARPAADSTDPAAVGVNPDARAGDPVAAPATASAAAPAEAPAAEPVAAGTDAGAAAAPATKLPVRGLAMVLIAVAVMLGMWALYAMTSDNSENVAEDGGNNDSAVSGPANGGAEGEGQGGQAGAGNKDAGAAGGAAGADADKDGNAAGSDAKKDSGKDADAAGGDADAGQDAAAEGDDAAERDGAAADREQADIPVNVYNNSGRANFAADEAERLKSQNFKVSEVGNLSGEVLVAPQTTVYYPEGDAAAENLAKELAAQYYGGSVPGGAIAPYPAELIGDYTKGDAVVVVLAVPQA encoded by the coding sequence GTGACTAATGTGAATCCGGAAAACTCTGCTTCGTCCGTTAACGGCGCGCGCCCCGCCGCCGATTCCACCGACCCCGCCGCAGTTGGCGTCAACCCTGATGCTCGCGCTGGAGACCCAGTTGCCGCACCAGCTACTGCATCGGCTGCCGCACCGGCTGAGGCGCCAGCCGCCGAGCCTGTCGCTGCGGGTACTGATGCCGGCGCTGCCGCAGCACCCGCCACTAAGCTGCCCGTCCGTGGCCTCGCCATGGTGCTCATCGCCGTGGCCGTGATGTTGGGCATGTGGGCCCTCTATGCCATGACCTCGGATAACTCCGAGAACGTTGCCGAGGATGGCGGCAATAACGATTCCGCCGTTTCAGGTCCCGCCAACGGCGGCGCCGAAGGCGAGGGGCAGGGCGGCCAGGCGGGCGCCGGCAACAAGGATGCCGGCGCGGCGGGCGGCGCGGCTGGCGCCGATGCTGATAAGGACGGCAACGCAGCAGGCAGCGACGCCAAGAAAGACTCCGGCAAGGATGCTGATGCGGCCGGCGGTGACGCCGATGCCGGTCAGGATGCTGCTGCCGAAGGCGACGACGCCGCTGAGCGCGACGGTGCCGCGGCAGACCGCGAACAGGCCGATATCCCGGTCAACGTCTACAACAACTCCGGCCGCGCCAACTTTGCCGCCGATGAAGCCGAGCGCCTGAAGTCCCAGAACTTCAAGGTCTCCGAGGTAGGCAACCTGAGCGGCGAGGTTCTCGTTGCACCGCAGACCACCGTCTACTACCCGGAGGGTGACGCCGCCGCGGAGAACCTGGCCAAGGAGCTTGCTGCCCAGTACTACGGCGGTAGCGTCCCAGGCGGTGCCATCGCGCCCTACCCGGCCGAGCTGATCGGTGATTACACCAAGGGTGACGCCGTCGTCGTGGTCCTCGCCGTGCCGCAGGCTTAA
- a CDS encoding glutamate--cysteine ligase produces MNIPEENFARSLEPTLGVEWEVALVDPVTWDLVPRGAELIDSVRAAHPDIHLEKEFLQNTVELVTGVCRTVPEAMGDLGASLSAVREAATAMDVRLWASGGHPFTDFRKNPVSNKASYSEIINRTQYWGQQMLLWGTHVHVGIRHEDRVWPIINALMTKYPHLLAISACSPAWEGLDTGYASNRTMLYQQLPTAGMPYQFENWTQWQSYMRDQSISGVINHTGSMHFDIRPASKWGTIEVRISDATSNLRELSAIVALTHCLVVHYDRMLDAGDTLPTLQPWHVAENKWRGARYGMDALVITSRETDERWVKDELADMLEELAPLSQELGCARELQLVQEIIDSGAGYQRQRRLYEETGSWQKVVKATADEMEQLLPL; encoded by the coding sequence GTGAATATTCCGGAAGAGAACTTCGCCCGCTCCCTCGAGCCAACACTTGGGGTCGAGTGGGAGGTAGCCCTCGTAGATCCAGTGACCTGGGATCTCGTGCCGCGTGGCGCGGAGCTCATCGACTCCGTCCGTGCCGCCCACCCTGATATCCACTTGGAGAAAGAGTTTCTCCAGAACACCGTGGAACTGGTCACTGGGGTCTGTCGGACCGTGCCGGAGGCGATGGGGGACTTGGGGGCGTCGCTCAGCGCAGTGCGTGAGGCGGCCACCGCTATGGACGTGCGTCTATGGGCCTCCGGCGGGCACCCCTTCACCGATTTCCGGAAGAACCCCGTCTCCAACAAGGCAAGCTACTCCGAAATCATCAACCGCACCCAGTACTGGGGGCAGCAGATGCTGCTGTGGGGCACGCACGTGCACGTGGGCATTCGCCACGAAGACCGCGTGTGGCCCATCATCAACGCGTTGATGACGAAGTACCCGCACCTGCTGGCCATCTCTGCGTGCTCCCCGGCATGGGAGGGCCTCGATACCGGCTATGCCTCCAATCGCACGATGCTGTACCAGCAGCTGCCCACTGCCGGCATGCCCTACCAGTTTGAGAACTGGACACAGTGGCAGTCCTACATGCGTGACCAATCCATTTCGGGTGTTATCAACCACACGGGCTCGATGCACTTCGATATCCGCCCGGCCTCCAAATGGGGCACGATTGAGGTGCGCATCTCTGACGCCACCTCCAACCTGCGCGAGCTCTCCGCCATCGTGGCGCTGACTCACTGTCTGGTGGTGCACTATGACCGCATGCTGGATGCCGGTGACACGCTGCCGACACTCCAGCCGTGGCACGTGGCAGAAAACAAGTGGCGCGGCGCGCGCTATGGCATGGATGCGCTGGTCATCACGTCGCGCGAGACCGACGAGCGGTGGGTCAAGGACGAGCTGGCGGACATGCTGGAGGAGCTCGCGCCGCTATCCCAGGAGCTGGGCTGTGCCCGCGAGCTGCAGCTGGTCCAAGAAATCATCGACTCGGGTGCGGGCTACCAGCGGCAGCGCCGCCTTTACGAGGAGACCGGCAGCTGGCAGAAGGTGGTCAAGGCCACCGCAGATGAGATGGAGCAGCTCCTGCCGCTGTAA
- a CDS encoding monovalent cation/H+ antiporter complex subunit F produces MDTGLYNILLTVAAGFLVVAFLITTWRIVVGPNSLDRLVAMDGFVAMFQCAMATYICWSLDTTVSNAMLVVALLGFISTVSVTRFRKRDS; encoded by the coding sequence ATGGATACGGGACTCTATAACATCCTGCTCACCGTGGCTGCTGGCTTCCTCGTGGTGGCCTTCCTCATCACGACGTGGCGCATCGTGGTCGGGCCAAACTCGCTCGACCGGCTCGTGGCCATGGACGGTTTCGTGGCCATGTTCCAATGCGCCATGGCCACCTACATCTGCTGGAGCCTGGACACCACGGTATCCAACGCGATGCTCGTCGTGGCGCTGTTGGGTTTCATCTCCACGGTATCCGTGACACGTTTCAGGAAGAGGGATTCATGA
- a CDS encoding exodeoxyribonuclease III, giving the protein MRIASWNINSVRTRVGRAVDLLAKHDIDVLCLQETKVSDEKFPRAPFEEAGYHVTSHGLNQWNGVAIVSKDEPDEVQTFFPGQPGFHKDPAQEQKREARAVSARIRGIEVWSLYIPNGREITDPHYDYKLQFLYALARYVETRAQSKLLLTGDFNIAPRDEDVWDMSLFRGKTHVTEPERAAFQMLEEAGLEEVTRRFTEKERWTYFDYKSLRFQKNEGMRIDFQLASAPLAELVQGAQVDLVERAGDKTSDHVPLIADFDVPDFDSVR; this is encoded by the coding sequence ATGCGCATCGCTTCGTGGAACATCAACTCCGTCCGCACCCGCGTCGGCCGCGCGGTGGATCTGCTGGCCAAGCACGATATCGACGTGCTCTGCCTTCAGGAAACCAAGGTGTCGGATGAGAAGTTTCCCCGCGCGCCCTTCGAGGAGGCCGGCTACCACGTCACCAGCCACGGTCTGAACCAGTGGAATGGCGTAGCCATTGTGTCCAAGGACGAGCCGGACGAGGTCCAGACCTTCTTCCCCGGCCAGCCCGGGTTTCACAAGGACCCGGCACAGGAACAAAAGCGCGAGGCCCGCGCGGTATCCGCGCGCATCCGCGGGATCGAAGTCTGGTCGCTCTACATCCCAAATGGGCGCGAAATTACTGACCCGCACTACGACTACAAGCTGCAGTTCCTCTACGCGCTCGCGCGCTATGTGGAGACCCGCGCGCAGTCGAAGCTGCTGCTCACGGGCGATTTCAACATTGCCCCACGCGATGAGGACGTGTGGGACATGAGCCTGTTCCGCGGCAAGACGCATGTCACCGAACCGGAGCGCGCGGCCTTCCAGATGCTTGAGGAGGCTGGCCTGGAAGAGGTCACTCGCCGCTTCACGGAGAAGGAGCGCTGGACCTACTTCGATTACAAGTCCCTGCGCTTCCAGAAGAACGAGGGCATGCGTATTGACTTTCAGCTGGCTTCTGCCCCCTTGGCCGAGCTCGTGCAGGGCGCCCAGGTGGATCTGGTGGAACGTGCGGGTGATAAAACTTCAGACCATGTGCCACTCATTGCTGATTTCGACGTCCCCGATTTCGACTCGGTGCGTTAG
- a CDS encoding peptide deformylase, translating to MTIRPIVIHGDPVLHNPTEPVTEAIDSPELQELIADMHETMDAAHGVGLAANQVGVNKRLFVYHCPDTDGPDGTELPEGGMRRGCVINPVLETSEIPETMPADDGTEDEGCLSVPGEGFPTGRADWARVTGKNEKGEDISIEGYGFFARMLQHETGHLDGFVYTDVLTGRYKRQAKKTIKRNGWTEAGLTWVPGEDEDPFGHDD from the coding sequence ATGACTATTCGCCCCATCGTTATCCACGGCGACCCGGTCCTCCACAATCCGACCGAGCCCGTGACCGAAGCCATTGACTCCCCCGAGTTGCAAGAGCTCATCGCGGACATGCACGAGACCATGGACGCCGCGCACGGCGTTGGTTTGGCCGCCAACCAAGTTGGCGTAAACAAGCGCCTCTTTGTCTATCACTGCCCCGACACCGACGGGCCCGACGGCACCGAGCTGCCTGAAGGTGGCATGCGCCGCGGCTGCGTCATCAACCCCGTTCTGGAGACCTCCGAAATCCCCGAAACCATGCCGGCCGATGATGGCACCGAGGACGAAGGCTGCCTCTCCGTTCCTGGCGAGGGCTTCCCCACCGGCCGTGCCGACTGGGCGCGCGTGACCGGCAAGAATGAAAAGGGCGAAGACATCTCCATCGAGGGCTACGGTTTCTTCGCGCGCATGCTGCAGCACGAGACCGGCCACCTTGATGGTTTCGTCTACACCGACGTTCTCACCGGCCGCTACAAGCGCCAGGCCAAGAAGACCATCAAGCGCAACGGATGGACCGAAGCGGGCCTGACCTGGGTTCCAGGCGAGGACGAGGATCCTTTCGGGCACGACGACTAA
- a CDS encoding Na+/H+ antiporter subunit D, with product MSETISPLVDLLLPYVSFLIPLPIIIPALAAALAMLFARNAHAQRRIAFFSLLTLAAVNAALIFIADTTGIQTLQVGGWDAPVGITLVADRLSTVMLFTSSVVLFSVMWYAISQGVRDGIKDEPVAVFLPNYMLLTMGVNVSFLAGDLFNLYVGFEIFLVSSYVLLTLGASPARVRAGVGYVMVSMASSLIFVLALAYVYAAVGTMNMAQIGIRMEDIPAGTRTAVFSVLLIAFGIKAAIFPLDAWLPDSYPTAPSLVTAVFAGLLTKVGVYAIIRARTSIFTGGGLDGLLMWVALATMLVGILGAIAQSDIKRLLSFTLVSHIGYMVFGVALGTAQGLSGAIFYAVHHILVQTALFLVVGLIERQAGTSSLRRLGSLIYSAPLIAILYFIPAMNLGGIPPFSGFLGKIMLIQAGANEGSWMSWVLIGGAVLTSLLTLYVMILVWAKGFLRDRRDAPEGNLAMARPSPLGEVTEYVEFEERADVGRVPFGMLASTSLLVIASVSMTFLAGPISGVTTRAATSAQDESIYRYAVLGDSAEDPTRHLDPAERYEEGADSRKNRSEPLPDPEPVAPTTRTSPSATPALPTSVDKEEEEVSR from the coding sequence ATGAGTGAAACTATCTCACCCCTGGTGGACCTGCTGCTGCCCTACGTCAGCTTCCTGATCCCCCTTCCGATCATCATCCCCGCACTGGCGGCCGCGTTGGCGATGCTCTTTGCGCGCAATGCTCATGCGCAGCGCCGTATCGCCTTCTTCTCCCTCCTCACGCTGGCCGCGGTCAACGCCGCACTGATCTTCATCGCGGATACCACCGGCATCCAGACCCTCCAGGTGGGCGGCTGGGACGCCCCGGTGGGCATCACGCTCGTGGCGGACCGTTTGTCCACGGTCATGCTCTTTACCTCCTCCGTCGTCCTGTTCTCCGTCATGTGGTACGCCATCTCACAGGGCGTGCGCGATGGCATCAAGGACGAACCGGTGGCGGTATTCCTGCCTAATTACATGTTGCTGACCATGGGCGTGAACGTGTCCTTCCTGGCTGGTGACTTGTTCAACCTCTACGTAGGCTTCGAGATCTTCCTCGTGTCTTCCTACGTGCTGCTGACCCTCGGCGCATCGCCTGCGCGCGTGCGGGCGGGCGTGGGCTACGTCATGGTCTCCATGGCTTCCTCGCTCATCTTCGTGCTGGCCTTGGCCTATGTGTACGCCGCAGTGGGCACGATGAACATGGCCCAGATCGGCATCCGGATGGAGGACATCCCAGCCGGTACCCGCACCGCGGTCTTCTCCGTGTTGCTCATCGCCTTCGGCATCAAGGCAGCCATCTTCCCACTCGATGCCTGGTTGCCGGACTCCTACCCCACCGCGCCCTCGCTCGTCACCGCGGTCTTCGCGGGCCTGCTCACCAAGGTCGGCGTCTACGCCATCATCCGCGCGCGTACCTCCATCTTCACCGGCGGCGGGCTCGACGGCCTGCTCATGTGGGTCGCGCTGGCCACGATGCTCGTGGGTATCTTGGGCGCCATCGCGCAATCGGATATCAAGCGCTTGCTGTCCTTCACCTTGGTCAGCCACATCGGCTACATGGTCTTCGGCGTTGCCCTCGGTACCGCGCAGGGCTTGTCGGGCGCCATCTTCTACGCCGTCCACCACATTCTGGTGCAGACCGCACTCTTTCTGGTGGTAGGCCTCATCGAGCGCCAAGCCGGCACATCCTCGCTGCGGCGCTTGGGCTCGCTGATTTATTCCGCGCCACTCATCGCCATTTTGTACTTCATCCCGGCCATGAACCTGGGCGGCATCCCGCCCTTCTCCGGCTTCCTGGGCAAGATCATGTTGATTCAGGCCGGCGCGAACGAGGGTTCCTGGATGTCGTGGGTCCTCATCGGCGGCGCTGTCCTCACTTCGCTGCTGACCCTCTACGTCATGATCCTCGTGTGGGCCAAGGGCTTCCTGCGTGATCGCAGGGATGCCCCCGAAGGCAACCTCGCCATGGCGCGGCCCTCCCCGCTCGGGGAGGTCACCGAGTACGTCGAATTCGAGGAGCGCGCCGATGTCGGCCGCGTACCCTTCGGCATGCTGGCCTCCACGTCCCTGCTCGTCATCGCCTCGGTCTCGATGACCTTCCTCGCCGGCCCCATCTCCGGGGTCACCACCCGCGCGGCGACGTCCGCGCAAGATGAGTCCATCTACCGCTACGCGGTATTGGGGGATTCCGCCGAGGACCCAACGCGGCACTTGGACCCCGCCGAACGCTACGAGGAGGGCGCCGATTCGCGGAAGAACCGCAGCGAACCCCTCCCGGATCCGGAGCCGGTGGCGCCGACAACGAGGACGTCGCCAAGCGCCACGCCCGCATTGCCCACCTCCGTGGATAAGGAAGAAGAGGAGGTTTCGCGATGA
- a CDS encoding glycosyltransferase 87 family protein, which yields MKKLQGIPTLCTVLALGIAVMVYRIIQFDGHKAFTYILPFDLAIYRMAGADLNAGGLLYDAPYIYEFPFTYPPFAGILFQVLPFFSEGALTILWPALMFLAVLAIVVMIFRERGIKLSPAAIVVAVLLTALTPANESMHGSLYYGQINVFLMLLVALDFLPMKRRLPGVGIGLAAGIKLTPAYMGLALLFEKRWWAAVGSIVTFLVTVVLGFIFVPDALDFWTDAMFNSSRVGEHANPGAKSLRSLMFRVLGIDGGMWWLLAVLAVFVLTCLALRTAYKRGNRTAAFALTGLSTCLVSPFSWYHHFVWTIPFAVLVFVTVNQAVGARVSGKFGEQLAGLAALAALVVVSLPFMSVPVWFTMSSANLDTLESFQPWATSLWTLSCVLFIAAYALWGFIAPRYKAGTAVPASKQ from the coding sequence GTGAAGAAGCTGCAGGGCATCCCCACACTGTGTACTGTCCTGGCACTGGGCATCGCGGTGATGGTCTACCGCATCATCCAGTTCGACGGCCACAAAGCGTTCACCTACATCCTCCCCTTTGACCTGGCCATTTACCGCATGGCGGGCGCAGACCTCAACGCGGGCGGGCTGCTGTACGACGCCCCCTATATCTACGAATTCCCCTTCACCTACCCACCCTTCGCCGGCATCCTCTTCCAGGTTCTACCCTTCTTCAGCGAGGGCGCGTTGACCATCCTCTGGCCAGCACTCATGTTCCTGGCAGTGCTGGCGATTGTGGTGATGATTTTCCGCGAGCGCGGCATCAAGCTCAGCCCTGCAGCCATTGTCGTTGCGGTTCTGCTGACGGCACTGACGCCGGCGAACGAGTCGATGCACGGTTCGCTGTACTACGGACAGATCAATGTCTTCCTCATGCTCCTCGTGGCCCTTGACTTCCTGCCGATGAAGCGCCGCCTCCCCGGCGTGGGTATCGGCTTGGCGGCGGGCATCAAGCTCACTCCGGCCTACATGGGCTTGGCGCTGCTCTTTGAAAAGCGCTGGTGGGCTGCGGTCGGCTCCATCGTCACCTTCCTGGTGACGGTGGTGCTGGGCTTCATCTTCGTTCCGGATGCTCTGGACTTCTGGACCGATGCCATGTTCAACTCCTCCCGCGTGGGCGAGCATGCCAACCCCGGTGCGAAGTCGCTGCGCTCGCTGATGTTCCGCGTTCTGGGCATCGACGGTGGTATGTGGTGGCTCCTGGCCGTCCTTGCCGTTTTCGTGCTCACCTGCCTGGCGCTGCGCACGGCCTACAAGCGGGGCAACCGTACCGCAGCCTTCGCTCTGACAGGCCTGAGCACCTGCTTGGTGTCCCCGTTTTCTTGGTACCACCACTTCGTGTGGACCATCCCCTTTGCGGTCTTGGTCTTCGTGACGGTGAACCAGGCGGTGGGCGCGCGTGTGTCCGGCAAGTTCGGTGAGCAGCTCGCCGGCCTGGCAGCGCTGGCAGCGCTTGTCGTGGTGTCGCTGCCGTTCATGTCGGTGCCGGTGTGGTTTACCATGTCCTCCGCGAACCTCGACACCCTCGAGTCCTTCCAGCCGTGGGCAACGTCCCTGTGGACTCTGTCCTGCGTGCTCTTCATCGCTGCCTACGCCCTGTGGGGCTTCATCGCCCCGCGCTACAAGGCTGGAACGGCAGTTCCGGCATCGAAGCAGTAG
- the cls gene encoding cardiolipin synthase → MNLNIDLSAWQLALLILDYGIKIIAIGVVPEGRRPSSSTAWLLAILVLPIVGLPLFLLMGSPYINRRRHRIQQEANALIADVTASTPNHPKGRLSPEIESLIQLNRNLTGHPALIGHNKGLHASYNEAIMAMARAVDRAEKYVLVEIYIQSWDEVTDVFFQSLKRARERGVEVKLLLDQIGSYKYKGYFSLGKRLTEIGVEWHLMLPLQLHKGRFRRPDLRNHRKIVVIDGHTGFLGSMNMIKRQYKTKDRAWIDYMVELTGPVVTSLAAVFAVDWYLESEEQISLDVQPYDDAVDDDSNHLQLVPSGPGYTTEPNLRMFNSVVHHAKEKLVMCSPYFIPDESLLEAVTTACYRDVEVHLLVSKKADQFMVDHAQSSYYQALLEAGVRIFQFPEPFVLHSKFMLADPNLPNRDPLCMFGSSNMDMRSFGLNYESTMLVAKGDLINDFTRLATNYEKVCHELTLEEWNERGLLRRYVDNVMRLTSALQ, encoded by the coding sequence ATGAACCTCAACATCGATCTCTCCGCATGGCAGTTAGCGCTGCTAATCCTTGACTATGGCATCAAGATCATCGCCATCGGTGTCGTGCCCGAAGGCCGCCGCCCGTCGAGCTCCACCGCGTGGCTACTCGCCATTCTTGTGCTCCCGATCGTGGGCCTGCCCCTGTTCTTGCTCATGGGCTCGCCCTACATCAATCGGCGGCGTCACCGCATCCAGCAAGAGGCCAACGCGCTGATAGCTGACGTCACCGCCTCCACACCGAACCACCCGAAGGGCAGGTTGTCCCCAGAAATCGAGTCACTTATCCAGCTCAACCGCAACCTCACCGGGCACCCGGCACTCATTGGACACAACAAGGGGCTTCATGCTTCCTATAACGAGGCCATCATGGCCATGGCACGGGCTGTGGATCGCGCCGAGAAATACGTGCTCGTTGAGATCTACATCCAGTCCTGGGACGAGGTCACGGATGTCTTCTTCCAGTCCCTCAAGCGCGCCCGCGAGCGCGGCGTGGAGGTCAAGCTGTTGCTGGACCAGATTGGAAGCTACAAGTACAAGGGCTACTTTTCCCTGGGCAAGCGCTTGACGGAGATTGGCGTGGAATGGCACCTCATGCTGCCGCTACAGCTACACAAGGGCCGTTTCCGCCGCCCCGATCTGCGCAATCACCGCAAGATCGTGGTCATCGACGGACACACGGGTTTCCTGGGCTCAATGAACATGATTAAGCGCCAGTACAAGACCAAGGACCGCGCCTGGATCGACTACATGGTAGAACTCACCGGACCCGTGGTGACCTCACTGGCCGCGGTCTTCGCGGTGGACTGGTACTTGGAATCCGAGGAACAGATTTCCCTCGACGTGCAGCCCTATGACGATGCCGTGGACGATGACTCCAACCACCTCCAGCTCGTCCCCTCCGGCCCCGGCTACACCACTGAACCGAACCTGCGCATGTTCAATTCGGTTGTGCACCACGCCAAGGAGAAACTGGTGATGTGTTCGCCCTACTTCATCCCGGATGAGTCCCTGCTCGAGGCCGTCACCACCGCCTGCTACCGTGACGTGGAGGTCCATCTCCTGGTCTCGAAGAAAGCTGACCAGTTCATGGTCGACCACGCGCAGTCCTCCTACTACCAGGCCCTTCTGGAAGCAGGTGTGCGCATTTTCCAGTTTCCTGAACCGTTTGTCTTGCACTCGAAGTTCATGCTGGCAGATCCAAACCTGCCGAACCGCGATCCGCTATGCATGTTCGGCTCCTCCAACATGGACATGCGCTCCTTTGGTCTTAACTACGAATCCACCATGCTTGTGGCCAAGGGCGACCTCATCAATGACTTCACCCGGCTAGCTACCAACTATGAGAAGGTCTGCCACGAGCTGACCCTCGAGGAGTGGAATGAGCGCGGGTTGCTGCGCCGCTACGTGGATAACGTGATGCGGTTGACCTCGGCGCTGCAATAG
- a CDS encoding N-acetylglutamate synthase, CG3035 family yields MSRIFRSDAVSVGERVVARRDFGGIHSDVIGHVVSVDPLVIRPQEVGGYPSSLEAVEIPPEQLKIIKRLSPRTVRNSDIRAVEVATAAAFPGKEHTWTADGQWLMRAGDGVTGRSNSAIPLGPSAGFMPVPIEEIDAFYARHDLPTRLAVPERIGNPAEKLIAAAPEAWSLEPEILVMVRELGELPELSDVHFVVDKQPDPEWLSLYHFRGQSLPPLALEYLRSHIDGTMGFGRLLSDAGETIAITRGTLTESGDGTLWLGYSAVEVAEGWRRKGLGTALGAHMLAWGKEHGAQKAYLQVVANNVAGIGLYEKLGFLEQHRHRYACRVAQVP; encoded by the coding sequence ATGTCCCGCATTTTCCGCTCCGACGCCGTCTCCGTGGGCGAGCGCGTTGTGGCCCGGCGCGATTTTGGCGGGATTCACAGCGATGTCATTGGCCACGTGGTGAGCGTGGATCCACTGGTCATCCGCCCTCAGGAGGTGGGTGGCTACCCGTCCTCGTTGGAGGCGGTGGAGATTCCGCCGGAGCAGCTCAAGATTATTAAGCGCCTCTCGCCGCGCACGGTGCGCAATTCCGATATCCGCGCCGTCGAGGTCGCCACCGCCGCCGCCTTCCCCGGCAAGGAGCACACGTGGACCGCCGATGGCCAGTGGCTCATGCGCGCTGGTGACGGTGTGACGGGGCGCTCCAATTCAGCCATTCCCCTGGGCCCCTCGGCGGGCTTTATGCCGGTGCCCATCGAGGAGATCGACGCTTTCTATGCCCGCCATGACCTGCCCACGCGTTTGGCGGTCCCGGAACGCATTGGCAATCCTGCCGAGAAGCTCATCGCGGCTGCGCCCGAGGCGTGGTCCTTGGAGCCGGAGATCCTGGTCATGGTGCGGGAGCTTGGGGAGTTGCCGGAGCTTAGCGACGTCCACTTTGTCGTCGACAAGCAACCCGACCCCGAGTGGCTCAGCCTTTACCATTTCCGCGGTCAGTCACTCCCACCACTGGCGTTGGAGTATCTGCGCAGCCACATTGACGGCACGATGGGCTTTGGCCGCCTGCTGTCCGACGCGGGCGAAACAATTGCCATTACGCGCGGCACGCTCACCGAATCCGGCGATGGCACGCTGTGGTTAGGCTACTCGGCCGTTGAGGTGGCTGAAGGCTGGCGGCGCAAGGGGTTGGGAACAGCGCTCGGCGCGCACATGCTGGCGTGGGGCAAGGAGCACGGCGCACAGAAGGCCTACCTGCAGGTCGTGGCGAACAACGTAGCCGGGATTGGTCTCTACGAGAAGCTCGGCTTCCTGGAGCAGCACCGCCACCGTTACGCCTGCCGCGTTGCTCAAGTACCCTGA
- a CDS encoding Na+/H+ antiporter subunit E, with the protein MRFSGIKHRFRPWFMVWIIVMWCMLMGEVTVANLVGGLIASLFIVFALPLPAMPVAGISVSWGKLFIFMVQWFVELMEASVKVGWLAVRPQEVPKTAIVRLPMRLENEFVLALAVSLYNLQPGGTVSDIDIANRILTIHLLNADSEGDLEREIAAVRKLEADMIAIFERSHL; encoded by the coding sequence ATGAGATTCTCCGGAATTAAGCACCGCTTCCGCCCGTGGTTCATGGTGTGGATCATCGTCATGTGGTGCATGCTCATGGGTGAAGTCACCGTGGCGAACCTGGTGGGCGGGCTGATAGCCAGCCTGTTTATCGTCTTCGCGCTGCCGCTACCGGCGATGCCCGTGGCGGGGATTTCGGTGAGCTGGGGAAAGCTTTTCATCTTCATGGTGCAGTGGTTTGTGGAGCTGATGGAAGCTTCCGTCAAGGTGGGCTGGCTGGCGGTGCGCCCACAGGAGGTGCCCAAGACGGCGATTGTCAGGCTCCCGATGCGCTTGGAGAATGAGTTCGTTCTGGCGCTGGCGGTCAGCCTGTACAACCTGCAGCCGGGCGGTACCGTATCCGATATCGATATTGCGAACCGCATACTCACCATCCACCTGCTCAACGCCGACTCCGAAGGAGACCTCGAGCGCGAAATCGCCGCCGTGCGCAAGCTGGAGGCAGACATGATTGCCATCTTCGAAAGGAGCCACCTCTAA
- a CDS encoding DUF3263 domain-containing protein, translating into MQSLSDLDAAILEFESHAPRDISAKEEAIRAQLDMSPVRYHQRLNVLLDAPAAHASHPLLVTRLRRLRDAREDVRRAAPR; encoded by the coding sequence ATGCAGTCCCTGTCAGACCTAGACGCCGCCATTTTGGAGTTCGAGTCCCACGCTCCGCGTGATATCAGTGCCAAGGAGGAGGCCATCCGCGCGCAGTTGGATATGTCACCGGTGCGTTATCATCAGCGCCTCAATGTGCTTCTCGACGCCCCAGCGGCCCACGCGTCCCACCCTCTCCTCGTCACGCGCCTTCGCCGGCTTCGGGATGCCCGCGAGGACGTTCGCCGCGCCGCGCCGCGCTAA